In Alphaproteobacteria bacterium US3C007, one genomic interval encodes:
- a CDS encoding MFS transporter, translating into MLSVFKNSWALLLGMMLLMVGNGLQSTLLGVRGGIEQFLPFEMSLIMSAYFVGFLGASRMVPSLIRRVGHVRVFAALASFISAVLVLFPLYLNPIFWMFGRLVIGFCFCGVYIIAESWLNNAATNENRGQSLSLYLILQMVGIVVGQGLLVTSDPGGYALFIIISVFVSVSFAPILLSISPTPAFETTNPMPLKKLIETSPLGCAGMFVLGGVFSAQFGMAAVYGAEVGLSLGEISLFVATFYIGAVFLQYPIGWLSDRMDRRRLIMSVAAIGAFGALIGVFMGQNFTLLLVSAFIVGGTSNPLYSLLIAHTNDFLEYDDMVSASGGLLFINGIGAIAGPLIVGWVMQAIGAFGFFVLISLLMAGLTLYAAYRSTQRAAPSVEEANAYQTVMPTASLLSVEFAQEIAIETALEEEEESQDVDG; encoded by the coding sequence ATGCTGTCAGTTTTTAAGAATTCTTGGGCCCTTTTATTGGGCATGATGTTGTTAATGGTTGGAAACGGTCTGCAAAGCACCTTGTTGGGGGTGCGTGGCGGCATAGAGCAGTTTTTACCTTTCGAAATGTCACTGATTATGTCCGCCTATTTCGTTGGGTTTTTGGGCGCCAGCCGTATGGTGCCCTCGCTCATTCGCCGCGTTGGCCATGTGCGCGTCTTTGCGGCGCTTGCCTCCTTCATTTCGGCTGTGCTGGTGCTGTTTCCATTATATTTAAATCCGATTTTTTGGATGTTTGGGCGTTTGGTCATCGGGTTTTGTTTTTGCGGCGTTTATATTATCGCTGAAAGCTGGCTGAACAACGCCGCCACAAATGAAAACCGTGGCCAATCCCTTTCGCTCTATTTGATATTACAAATGGTGGGGATCGTTGTTGGGCAAGGCTTATTGGTCACCAGTGATCCTGGAGGCTATGCGTTATTTATCATCATTTCGGTTTTCGTTTCCGTGTCATTTGCGCCGATCCTTCTGTCGATCAGCCCGACACCCGCTTTTGAAACCACCAACCCAATGCCGTTGAAAAAGCTGATTGAAACCTCACCTTTGGGCTGCGCGGGGATGTTTGTGCTGGGCGGGGTGTTTTCAGCACAATTTGGCATGGCGGCGGTTTATGGGGCGGAAGTGGGTTTGTCGCTGGGTGAGATTTCGCTTTTCGTTGCTACTTTTTATATTGGGGCGGTGTTCCTACAATACCCGATTGGTTGGTTGTCTGATCGAATGGACCGGCGCCGCTTGATCATGAGTGTGGCTGCAATCGGGGCCTTTGGGGCGCTTATTGGGGTGTTTATGGGGCAGAATTTTACTTTGTTATTGGTTTCAGCCTTCATCGTAGGGGGGACGTCAAATCCGCTTTATTCCTTGCTGATTGCACATACCAATGACTTTTTAGAATATGATGATATGGTATCGGCCTCTGGAGGTTTGCTGTTCATCAATGGGATTGGTGCAATTGCCGGTCCTTTGATCGTTGGATGGGTTATGCAGGCCATCGGAGCCTTTGGGTTTTTTGTGCTTATTTCACTTTTGATGGCAGGTCTTACGCTTTACGCGGCCTATCGCAGCACGCAGCGGGCGGCCCCATCCGTCGAAGAGGCAAATGCCTATCAAACTGTTATGCCCACGGCGTCTCTTTTATCGGTTGAGTTCGCGCAAGAAATCGCGATTGAGACCGCGCTGGAAGAAGAAGAAGAAAGCCAAGATGTTGATGGATGA
- the queA gene encoding tRNA preQ1(34) S-adenosylmethionine ribosyltransferase-isomerase QueA — protein MNLTEFDFELPEELIATRPVSPRSSARLLVSNGEGLADRSVANLLDYLGPKDRLVLNDTKVIPARLSGIRRRSAASGGSGEARIEVTLLHRQENGDWMALIKPLRKVALNERIEFAGGLSAQLLDKQQGQAVLRFDRSEAAFESALDRFGMMPLPPYIASKRAADAQDRQDYQTVFARHQGSVAAPTASLHFDAPLLAQLAEQKIGITYVTLHVGAGTFLPVKVEDIRSHKMHSEWGSVSPQAAEEIAATQAAGGRIIPVGTTALRLLETAARRSGQIEAWTGETDIFIFPGFQFNVASALMTNFHLPKSTLLMLVSALIGLEQMKSIYSHAIKQKYRFFSYGDSSLLVPQR, from the coding sequence ATGAACTTAACAGAATTTGATTTTGAGCTACCCGAAGAATTGATTGCCACGCGGCCGGTTTCTCCGCGCTCTTCGGCCCGATTGCTGGTGTCAAATGGGGAAGGGCTCGCGGATCGGTCTGTGGCAAACTTGCTGGATTACCTCGGTCCTAAAGATCGCCTCGTTCTGAATGATACGAAAGTCATTCCGGCCCGCCTCAGCGGCATTCGCCGGCGCAGCGCCGCTTCAGGTGGCAGTGGCGAAGCCCGGATCGAGGTGACATTGCTGCATCGGCAAGAGAATGGCGATTGGATGGCGCTGATCAAGCCGTTGCGAAAAGTCGCCCTTAACGAGAGGATCGAATTCGCCGGTGGCCTGTCGGCGCAGTTGCTCGACAAACAACAAGGGCAAGCAGTGCTGCGCTTTGATAGAAGCGAAGCGGCGTTTGAGAGCGCGCTAGATCGTTTTGGGATGATGCCTTTGCCGCCTTACATCGCGTCAAAACGAGCCGCTGATGCGCAAGATCGACAGGATTATCAAACCGTATTCGCGCGGCATCAAGGCTCTGTGGCCGCGCCCACGGCCTCGCTGCATTTTGATGCGCCGCTCTTGGCGCAATTGGCGGAGCAAAAGATTGGCATAACCTATGTGACGTTGCATGTGGGCGCGGGCACTTTTCTGCCCGTAAAAGTTGAGGATATTCGAAGCCATAAGATGCATTCTGAATGGGGAAGTGTTTCCCCGCAAGCCGCCGAAGAAATAGCCGCAACGCAGGCTGCGGGGGGGCGCATTATTCCAGTAGGAACAACCGCGCTGCGTTTGCTGGAAACCGCTGCGCGGCGCAGCGGCCAGATTGAGGCGTGGACGGGGGAAACCGATATTTTCATATTTCCTGGCTTCCAATTCAACGTTGCAAGCGCATTAATGACCAATTTTCATTTGCCAAAATCAACATTGTTGATGCTGGTTTCAGCGCTTATCGGGCTTGAACAGATGAAATCCATTTATTCCCATGCGATAAAACAGAAATATCGGTTTTTTTCCTATGGTGATTCCTCGCTTTTGGTTCCACAGAGATAG
- a CDS encoding DUF3971 domain-containing protein produces MSEEGKKVIVARHPWRWLAALVSALSALLGALILCLLLLIAVLKGRDLPLPYWVEERIASVLSENLPDVEVKFSDLFLTLSENWAPQFQFENVSISLPGALDAPLDVRALRVELNLPALLEGQIRPETLIADGVFMALSRQKTGDIYVQSVDLKPSDVAMTLFPTLIMPMDQIVQSALFESLKTIAINNIAITYQDFLSRRNWVIDGAGLVLKKQGAALSLDVSMGLLAGGADYASLRLGLERQIGESAAQFDVAFEDLPAQDMASQLPFFAWLNAVEGPISGAISGAIDGSGALGALSVSLQVKQGVVRPNETAVPIQFESAQTYFTYDPLDRRLEFDQIKVVGSDVSFLGQGYAALEMNEAWPDSLFGQLRLSEAKANFQNSQLDAVILDDALVDFRLNLTPFQLDIGQFYATNSAKEISVRGQARVSAEALGWSVALDARSPVLTKAALMEYWPAGFKPRSRDWVSKNVQHASLRDVRFAWRLPASQPPVLELGFAYEDTALRVTKSLPMITRARGQFSSNSNRLATNLSAGFMTASGARPVDVSGTRFVIPDTKKIPSDGVADVVVSGQLADVLPLVDIIVSARNSETKIPKIPGAGEVALTASVSFSMVENGGDSVEIFAKGDVKNFEGELGDTGAVISSDLVQIALSPKQLELIGTGRFDQVPFTAKFQKGLGPDQADVPALLEAELDLSSELVNRFTGAEIEGLISGSSPARITASLPSGAEASFSLSSDLVGLGVNAKQINWQKPANKPAQFLLTGRYNTRALTDQFSLTGAGLNLEGAVDYAEPGEFKSLSVSKLRVDDTLDVFGKFDPAMGVEIFGGWLNFPNLMAGMPETSGAQTAPLALKVALDEVVLGENKLTEFRADLISAPQLSGPFSAKVNGVAHIEAVLSPLYGRTALDVTSEQAGRLLTSVGALQSATGGRLKLNLSPTQQMGETDGLLEIRNVKVQKAPVFAELLNAISIVGLLEQLTGPGILLTEVDAKFRSTEEEIIVESASAFGPSIGLSLDGYYNRKAESLDMQGVLSPIYFINGIGSALTRKGDGLFGFSFNLDGKKGQPSLEVNPLSILTPGIFRDVFRRPPPKLE; encoded by the coding sequence GTGAGCGAAGAAGGGAAGAAAGTGATCGTTGCGCGTCATCCCTGGCGCTGGCTTGCTGCATTGGTCTCTGCGCTTAGCGCGCTTTTGGGAGCGTTGATCCTGTGTTTGTTGCTGTTGATCGCGGTTTTAAAGGGTCGCGATCTTCCGCTGCCATACTGGGTTGAAGAACGCATTGCGAGCGTTTTAAGCGAAAATCTTCCAGACGTTGAAGTTAAGTTTTCTGATTTATTCCTGACATTATCTGAAAACTGGGCGCCTCAATTTCAGTTTGAGAATGTTTCGATTTCGTTGCCAGGGGCGTTAGATGCGCCGCTTGATGTAAGAGCCCTGCGCGTTGAACTGAATTTACCAGCGCTTTTAGAGGGTCAGATCAGGCCAGAAACGCTCATAGCTGATGGCGTTTTTATGGCGTTAAGCCGGCAGAAGACGGGCGATATTTACGTTCAAAGCGTGGATTTGAAGCCAAGCGATGTGGCGATGACGCTGTTTCCAACATTGATCATGCCGATGGATCAAATAGTACAATCCGCCCTCTTTGAAAGTTTGAAGACAATTGCGATCAATAACATTGCGATTACTTATCAAGATTTTCTCAGCCGGCGAAATTGGGTGATTGATGGGGCAGGGCTTGTTTTGAAAAAACAAGGGGCGGCTTTATCGCTTGACGTCAGCATGGGGCTGCTGGCTGGAGGAGCGGATTATGCGAGCTTGCGCCTGGGCCTCGAACGACAAATTGGGGAGAGCGCTGCACAATTTGATGTCGCGTTCGAAGATTTGCCAGCGCAGGACATGGCGAGCCAGCTGCCCTTTTTTGCATGGTTGAACGCGGTTGAGGGGCCAATTTCCGGCGCGATAAGCGGCGCGATAGATGGATCAGGCGCTTTGGGGGCGCTCAGCGTGAGTTTGCAGGTAAAGCAAGGCGTGGTCAGACCCAATGAAACAGCGGTGCCGATCCAGTTTGAATCGGCGCAAACGTATTTCACCTATGATCCGCTGGATCGCCGTTTAGAGTTTGATCAAATTAAAGTTGTAGGTTCTGATGTGTCGTTTCTGGGGCAAGGTTACGCCGCGCTTGAGATGAATGAGGCTTGGCCCGATAGCTTGTTTGGCCAACTTAGATTGTCCGAGGCGAAAGCAAACTTTCAGAACAGTCAACTCGATGCAGTTATCTTGGATGACGCTTTGGTTGATTTCCGTCTAAATTTAACCCCGTTTCAGCTTGATATTGGGCAGTTTTACGCAACAAACAGTGCAAAAGAGATTTCAGTTCGGGGTCAGGCGCGGGTGAGCGCTGAGGCGCTGGGTTGGTCTGTGGCGCTCGACGCGCGCAGCCCAGTTTTAACCAAGGCCGCCTTAATGGAGTATTGGCCCGCTGGATTTAAACCCAGATCCAGAGATTGGGTGTCAAAAAATGTACAGCATGCGAGCTTACGTGATGTGCGTTTCGCCTGGAGATTGCCGGCAAGCCAGCCCCCTGTGCTAGAGCTTGGGTTCGCCTATGAGGATACTGCGCTACGGGTTACAAAATCATTGCCGATGATCACGCGGGCGCGGGGGCAATTTTCGTCAAATTCAAATCGGCTTGCAACGAATTTGAGTGCCGGATTTATGACCGCCAGCGGGGCCCGGCCAGTCGATGTTTCCGGAACGCGCTTCGTGATCCCCGATACGAAAAAAATCCCATCGGATGGGGTGGCGGATGTTGTCGTGTCGGGGCAGCTGGCGGATGTGCTGCCGCTTGTTGATATCATCGTGTCTGCGCGAAATAGCGAAACAAAAATTCCCAAAATACCGGGGGCGGGCGAGGTTGCTTTGACCGCGTCTGTTTCATTTTCGATGGTTGAAAATGGCGGCGACTCTGTTGAAATTTTTGCGAAAGGCGATGTGAAGAATTTTGAAGGTGAGCTCGGTGACACAGGCGCTGTGATCTCGAGTGATTTGGTGCAAATCGCTTTATCTCCCAAGCAATTGGAACTCATCGGAACAGGCCGGTTTGACCAGGTACCTTTCACGGCAAAGTTTCAAAAGGGATTGGGCCCAGATCAGGCGGATGTGCCCGCCCTGCTTGAGGCTGAATTGGATCTTTCCTCTGAATTGGTAAACCGCTTTACAGGGGCTGAGATCGAAGGCTTGATCAGCGGCAGCAGCCCTGCCCGGATAACCGCAAGCTTGCCAAGCGGCGCAGAAGCATCATTTTCGCTCAGCTCTGATTTGGTGGGCTTAGGAGTAAACGCAAAGCAAATAAATTGGCAAAAACCGGCTAATAAACCTGCTCAATTTCTGCTGACGGGGCGCTATAATACGCGGGCGCTGACCGATCAATTCTCCCTAACCGGCGCTGGTTTGAATTTGGAGGGCGCGGTAGATTATGCGGAACCAGGGGAGTTTAAATCGTTATCAGTGTCTAAGCTTCGAGTCGATGATACGCTGGATGTGTTCGGCAAGTTTGACCCTGCGATGGGCGTTGAAATATTTGGCGGATGGCTTAATTTTCCAAATCTGATGGCAGGCATGCCCGAAACAAGCGGTGCGCAGACGGCGCCGCTTGCGTTGAAGGTGGCTTTGGATGAGGTGGTATTGGGTGAAAATAAACTTACCGAATTTCGTGCGGATTTGATCAGCGCACCGCAATTGTCGGGTCCGTTTTCGGCAAAAGTGAACGGCGTGGCACACATTGAGGCAGTTTTATCGCCGCTTTATGGCCGCACGGCATTGGACGTTACGTCAGAACAGGCAGGGCGTTTGCTGACATCGGTTGGAGCTTTGCAAAGCGCCACAGGTGGGCGGCTGAAATTAAATTTAAGTCCAACGCAGCAAATGGGTGAAACTGATGGGCTTTTGGAAATCCGGAATGTCAAAGTTCAAAAAGCGCCCGTTTTTGCAGAGCTTTTGAACGCAATCAGCATTGTTGGCCTATTAGAGCAATTGACAGGGCCGGGTATTCTTTTAACGGAGGTGGATGCCAAATTCAGAAGCACTGAGGAAGAAATTATTGTTGAATCAGCCTCTGCGTTTGGGCCGTCCATCGGTTTGTCTTTGGATGGCTATTACAATCGAAAGGCAGAGAGCCTTGATATGCAGGGGGTTTTATCGCCAATCTACTTTATCAACGGTATTGGCTCGGCTCTGACCAGAAAAGGCGATGGTCTCTTTGGCTTTAGTTTTAACTTAGATGGAAAAAAAGGACAGCCCAGTTTAGAGGTTAACCCTTTGTCGATTTTAACGCCCGGGATTTTTCGCGATGTGTTCCGGCGCCCTCCCCCCAAACTTGAGTGA
- a CDS encoding polymer-forming cytoskeletal protein encodes MFSKSKINEPGQKDSDAATPSAPAPTAYAADQIETKPSAPKAKPPASVLSSDLHVTGNMKTTGDIQVEGTVEGDIRAHLLTVGESATIKGEVIADDVVVNGRIVGRVRGLKVRLTATARVEGDIIHKTIAIESGAHFEGSVQRQDDPLTKTAAAKPAAAAPAPRQTAAKV; translated from the coding sequence ATGTTTTCTAAAAGCAAAATAAACGAACCAGGTCAAAAAGACAGCGATGCAGCAACGCCCAGCGCCCCTGCGCCCACGGCTTATGCGGCTGATCAAATTGAAACAAAGCCATCAGCACCTAAGGCAAAACCACCTGCATCCGTTCTGTCATCTGATCTGCACGTTACCGGAAACATGAAAACCACGGGCGACATTCAAGTGGAAGGCACGGTTGAGGGCGATATACGCGCGCATCTGCTGACGGTGGGCGAAAGCGCCACGATCAAGGGCGAGGTGATTGCCGATGATGTGGTTGTAAATGGCCGAATCGTCGGTCGGGTGCGGGGTCTGAAAGTTCGCCTAACGGCGACGGCGCGCGTGGAAGGCGATATCATTCACAAAACAATCGCGATTGAATCGGGTGCGCATTTCGAAGGTTCTGTTCAGCGGCAAGACGATCCATTAACCAAAACGGCCGCCGCGAAGCCTGCCGCAGCGGCTCCAGCGCCCCGGCAAACCGCCGCCAAAGTCTGA
- a CDS encoding peroxiredoxin has product MTKLPYPAPIVQLPRDGGGELALSELQPSSVILFFYPRDNTSGCTKEAQAFTAHQEAFEKLNIKIVGISKDSVKSHDKFVEKQALGMPLLSDEEGDICEQFGVWKEKSMYGKTYFGIERSTFLIDGSGQVVQEWRKVKVAGHVEAVLAAAQTL; this is encoded by the coding sequence ATGACAAAATTGCCTTATCCCGCTCCAATTGTACAGCTGCCGCGGGATGGTGGCGGCGAATTAGCGCTCTCAGAGCTGCAGCCATCTTCGGTTATCCTGTTTTTCTACCCCCGCGATAATACAAGTGGCTGCACGAAAGAAGCTCAGGCGTTTACCGCCCATCAGGAAGCGTTTGAAAAGTTAAACATTAAAATTGTCGGCATTTCAAAAGACAGCGTGAAAAGCCATGATAAATTTGTCGAAAAGCAGGCGCTCGGCATGCCCCTGCTGTCAGATGAAGAGGGCGATATTTGCGAACAATTTGGCGTTTGGAAAGAAAAATCCATGTACGGTAAAACCTATTTTGGCATTGAACGCTCCACTTTTTTGATTGATGGCTCTGGTCAAGTGGTGCAGGAGTGGCGCAAAGTTAAAGTGGCCGGGCATGTCGAAGCTGTCTTGGCCGCGGCGCAAACCCTGTAA
- a CDS encoding PaaI family thioesterase, producing the protein MPLPYTAETLMSYLENVFPQIRGEFAIEALQEGHIEVRLKVQERHLRPGGTVSGPAMFALADVSVYMSVLAAIGPKELAVTTNASLDFMRKPDAGRDLIAHCKVLKIGRLLAVCDVLIYSEGKADPVARASMTYALPPDKTIKTQ; encoded by the coding sequence ATGCCATTACCTTACACGGCAGAGACCTTAATGAGCTATCTTGAAAACGTGTTTCCCCAGATCCGCGGTGAGTTTGCCATTGAGGCGCTGCAGGAGGGGCACATAGAGGTGCGCTTGAAGGTGCAAGAGCGGCATTTGCGCCCTGGCGGCACGGTGTCAGGGCCGGCGATGTTCGCTTTGGCGGATGTTTCGGTTTATATGAGCGTTCTGGCCGCAATCGGGCCGAAAGAACTTGCCGTTACGACCAATGCATCTTTGGATTTTATGCGCAAACCGGATGCAGGTCGTGATCTGATTGCGCATTGTAAGGTGTTGAAAATTGGCCGTTTATTGGCTGTTTGCGATGTTCTCATATATTCTGAGGGTAAAGCCGACCCCGTGGCGCGGGCTTCCATGACATATGCCTTACCGCCCGATAAAACGATTAAAACGCAGTAA
- the trmFO gene encoding methylenetetrahydrofolate--tRNA-(uracil(54)-C(5))-methyltransferase (FADH(2)-oxidizing) TrmFO, with translation MSEVLNIIGGGMAGSEAAWQAAQMGVNVVIHEMRPQVKTFAHQTADLGEMVCSNSFRSDDHEQNAVGLLHWEMLQAEGVIIQTAYEHRLPAGGALAVDREVFAKNITRKLKAHPKITIVNNEIDALPQSGHWIVATGPLTSSALGASLAKTTGRDALAFFDAIAPILYYDSIDMSKAWMQSRYDKGETEAERTAYLNCPMDKSQYERFIDALLEAEKTEFHEGETAGYFDGCLPIEVMAERGRETLRFGPMKPVGLTNPHSSQKPYAVVQLRRDNALGTLYNIVGFQTKMKYGAQKEVLRQIPGLETAEFARLGGIHRNTFLNSPTLLDHQMRLKAAPHLRFAGQITGVEGYVESAAMGLLAGRMAASEILGKPLPSVPEDTALGALMLHITGGADAKTFQPMNVNFGLFRPIEGTKNGRKGRKERYRAYTDRAKSAWQDWLAKAPLDA, from the coding sequence ATGAGCGAGGTATTAAATATTATTGGCGGCGGCATGGCAGGATCAGAAGCTGCCTGGCAAGCCGCCCAAATGGGCGTGAATGTGGTGATCCACGAAATGCGTCCTCAAGTGAAAACATTTGCGCATCAAACAGCTGATTTGGGTGAAATGGTATGCTCTAACTCTTTTCGTTCTGACGATCATGAACAAAACGCCGTCGGCCTGCTGCACTGGGAGATGTTACAGGCCGAAGGCGTGATTATTCAAACCGCTTATGAGCATCGCTTGCCTGCGGGCGGTGCTTTGGCCGTTGACCGTGAGGTTTTTGCCAAAAACATAACGCGAAAACTCAAAGCGCATCCCAAGATCACAATTGTAAATAATGAAATCGACGCGCTGCCTCAATCAGGTCATTGGATCGTGGCCACCGGACCGCTAACCTCATCTGCACTGGGCGCCTCTTTGGCAAAAACAACTGGCCGCGATGCTTTGGCCTTTTTCGATGCCATCGCCCCCATCCTGTATTATGACAGTATTGATATGTCCAAAGCCTGGATGCAATCGCGCTATGATAAGGGCGAAACCGAGGCCGAGCGCACCGCTTATTTAAACTGCCCGATGGATAAAAGCCAATATGAACGCTTTATCGATGCGCTGCTCGAGGCGGAAAAAACCGAATTTCATGAAGGTGAAACAGCAGGGTATTTTGATGGATGCTTGCCGATTGAAGTGATGGCCGAACGGGGCCGCGAAACGCTGCGTTTCGGGCCGATGAAACCCGTTGGCCTGACCAATCCACATAGCAGCCAAAAGCCTTATGCAGTGGTGCAATTGCGCCGCGACAATGCCCTCGGCACGCTTTACAATATTGTCGGATTTCAAACAAAAATGAAATATGGCGCCCAAAAAGAGGTTCTGCGGCAAATACCCGGGTTAGAAACAGCTGAATTTGCGCGTTTGGGCGGTATCCACCGCAATACGTTTTTAAATTCCCCCACTCTTTTGGATCATCAGATGCGTTTAAAGGCGGCCCCACATCTGCGCTTTGCCGGCCAAATAACGGGCGTAGAGGGTTATGTCGAAAGCGCGGCAATGGGGTTATTGGCAGGGCGTATGGCGGCCAGTGAGATCCTTGGAAAGCCTTTGCCCTCTGTGCCGGAAGATACCGCCTTAGGGGCGTTAATGCTGCATATTACCGGCGGCGCAGATGCAAAAACCTTTCAGCCCATGAATGTG
- a CDS encoding DUF5930 domain-containing protein, protein MRPPSKRSFFWFSEKTIYVETAGQTTRLSLSSRAQILAFICAIGVVFWISFSGLMLFSKGIGAPSIPASPINNAINTSETEVFAEELNAITQQSLSVKSQLSAALVEMRQMQNAEITASEQQEQLQYKLALALNELQALKRQHAGERNASAEGSIAPNALSVPPRPEQASPIDKVSQALSQTAKAKLETEQNLAAALSARDALELEIRLIEQKYEQLFRQIEEALTISVKPLDKVLRASGLNSDSLLNTVRQGYSGRGGPAFGLETNLADLSAEEARALGILNSVAKLDHYRIAINKLPFAPPVTAAHRFTSGFGPRWGRMHRGIDLAAPKGTPILATADGVVTFAGTFSSYGKLVKIKHDFGYETRYGHLSKIRVKKGQRVSRGEAIGGMGNTGRSTGTHLHYELRYKGKALNPMNYIKAAKDVF, encoded by the coding sequence GTGCGACCCCCCTCAAAAAGATCTTTCTTTTGGTTTAGCGAAAAAACCATCTACGTGGAAACTGCCGGGCAAACCACAAGGCTCAGCCTGTCATCAAGGGCGCAGATTTTAGCTTTTATTTGCGCTATTGGAGTGGTTTTCTGGATCAGCTTTAGCGGCCTTATGCTGTTTTCGAAGGGAATTGGCGCGCCATCAATCCCGGCAAGCCCCATAAACAACGCAATCAACACGTCAGAAACTGAGGTGTTTGCAGAAGAATTGAACGCAATTACGCAACAAAGCCTATCAGTTAAGTCACAGCTTTCAGCAGCGCTTGTTGAAATGCGCCAAATGCAAAACGCGGAAATAACCGCAAGCGAACAGCAAGAGCAGCTACAGTATAAGCTGGCTTTGGCGCTCAACGAATTACAGGCATTAAAGCGGCAGCATGCAGGTGAACGGAATGCAAGCGCTGAAGGGTCCATCGCCCCTAACGCATTATCAGTGCCCCCGCGCCCCGAACAAGCCTCGCCGATCGACAAAGTGTCGCAAGCGCTTTCGCAAACAGCCAAAGCCAAGCTGGAAACCGAACAAAATCTTGCCGCCGCGCTGAGCGCGCGAGATGCGCTTGAGTTGGAAATTCGCCTCATTGAGCAGAAATACGAACAGTTATTCCGCCAGATCGAAGAAGCCCTGACAATATCCGTAAAGCCATTGGATAAAGTTTTACGCGCCAGCGGCCTAAACTCAGACTCGCTTTTAAACACCGTGCGCCAAGGATATTCGGGGCGCGGTGGCCCAGCTTTCGGGCTTGAAACGAACCTCGCTGACCTCTCTGCCGAAGAAGCCCGAGCGCTTGGCATTTTAAACTCTGTGGCTAAGCTGGATCACTACCGCATCGCAATAAACAAACTGCCTTTCGCGCCACCAGTCACTGCAGCGCATCGCTTTACCTCTGGATTCGGCCCCCGCTGGGGGCGCATGCACCGCGGCATTGATCTTGCCGCGCCCAAGGGCACCCCAATTCTGGCAACGGCGGATGGCGTTGTAACGTTCGCCGGCACGTTTTCCAGCTATGGAAAACTTGTAAAAATCAAGCATGACTTTGGCTATGAAACACGCTATGGTCATCTTTCAAAGATCCGTGTAAAAAAGGGGCAAAGAGTATCTCGTGGAGAGGCAATCGGTGGTATGGGAAATACTGGGCGCTCCACAGGGACGCATCTGCACTATGAATTGCGCTATAAAGGCAAAGCGTTAAATCCGATGAATTATATTAAGGCAGCGAAAGATGTTTTCTAA
- a CDS encoding ferritin-like domain-containing protein: MGLSLAEMGAQVLNTADGRAKTALSLQYAQAWQEARAAGNTLEIGTAPAPDHPARPEAPRLCAPKDVAKRKPGSPEGRIALLHAVAHIELNAVDLHWDIIVRFSETRLPTGFFDDWVQAAAEESKHFNLMCDCLENLGSFYGALSAHAGMWRAAEDTKTDLLGRLAVVPMVLEARGLDVTPNMIKLFKQAKETQAVDALELIYSEEVTHVAYGSKWFNFLCGRDDKDPKQVFHALVRKYFKGNLKPPFNAEKRADAGIPPDFYWPLTENIEYPAFLGGKNAPG; the protein is encoded by the coding sequence ATGGGATTAAGCCTTGCTGAAATGGGCGCACAAGTACTGAACACTGCGGATGGGCGCGCAAAGACCGCCCTGTCTTTGCAATATGCCCAAGCCTGGCAAGAGGCGCGCGCTGCAGGCAACACGCTTGAAATTGGAACGGCGCCGGCACCAGATCACCCGGCGCGTCCAGAGGCCCCCCGTTTATGCGCGCCAAAAGACGTGGCGAAGCGCAAGCCCGGATCACCCGAGGGCCGGATCGCGCTGTTGCATGCGGTCGCCCATATCGAGCTGAATGCCGTGGATCTGCATTGGGATATTATCGTTCGGTTCAGCGAGACCCGCCTGCCAACCGGTTTTTTTGATGATTGGGTGCAGGCGGCTGCAGAAGAAAGCAAACATTTCAATTTAATGTGCGATTGCTTAGAAAATTTGGGCAGCTTTTATGGCGCGCTTTCGGCCCATGCCGGAATGTGGCGGGCAGCCGAAGATACAAAAACCGACCTTTTAGGGCGGTTGGCCGTGGTGCCCATGGTGCTAGAGGCCCGTGGCCTGGATGTGACGCCGAATATGATAAAACTATTCAAACAGGCAAAAGAAACCCAAGCCGTTGACGCGCTGGAACTGATCTATTCAGAAGAAGTGACACATGTAGCGTATGGATCAAAATGGTTTAATTTCTTGTGTGGGCGCGATGATAAAGATCCAAAGCAAGTTTTTCATGCGCTGGTGCGAAAATATTTCAAAGGCAATCTGAAACCACCCTTTAACGCCGAAAAGCGGGCAGATGCGGGCATCCCGCCAGATTTTTACTGGCCTTTAACCGAAAATATTGAATACCCTGCCTTTCTTGGTGGTAAAAACGCGCCTGGTTGA